The Procambarus clarkii isolate CNS0578487 chromosome 66, FALCON_Pclarkii_2.0, whole genome shotgun sequence genome has a window encoding:
- the LOC123769191 gene encoding condensin-2 complex subunit G2 isoform X4, whose product MAKQEFLAAVEDGHHAQFITLIQNHGSKRSTVDLEEVVIELNRAQHEKIWNSLHSWVNEQLNKLVGVNESEEEVESGQRVAAGDELDDTHKTGHTGPTKIASSAHSQHEPQAMEPCEPYNEKLMEGVLEFAHIYIKSFKDGDIFIPDTLMELAVLLHGMARVFKGRVQAGVASLCELWWLKGLEEREHLVLNVLPILLDVATSKGAKRKDVIRLWSLREALQLVELDDPNYEPFVEQLVACAAAAIFLTCDEGVKWLATLFSSRSLISRLHRKIKTVLPGCTKLQCEKYAEVYFRAWKTSKGDAKVALEEECIQDLMYAAVHVDPTTGRLSANLHHLLHQIHRQKRHHAVATTIYSLYDPFIWRSLKAANGLVRTNAISLLCDAFPLTDSTFTQEEKSDLQERQYQAIITLLVDPCHLARIAAIRGVFNILADYWLMIPSHIIKAIFQKLLSDLVYDASSAEVRTQVIKGLTLLLDFKETVPFLTEVLVRLGDVFDDISANVRVAFVKLLLKVKSSKVIRYWEIVPVHHLLHRLEEDKPVVCKLLTQLLLSSFHPVHREDQELFKRSLALLEENRAAARRFYRYASRKLDLNSTVHFMLLIWRCLRNFILARQNEDSHEESEREDNTSSEDQPDPGDRIYLKGARRASPGDGDSSAIPAANKENTGGDEDSDESSLDNPIIVGGLLDTVVILWTTNAHRLAQQQNLKYLEALRKQLSKSMPLFFKFFKENNDASQTLLFLSSFLPRTLVPTLVGHCLSRLRSLQSDQGNDDLPGTYINALCNWNRSDDILELASEWLEEGFSAGMVASNKERRRSSRRVRFCKTSTPQPLIALRLLQHILQHPFNKLTTIKSNRHLLLEITLNMEKVKDRISDRLDRTEELSPLCSDTFLCECWAQYLRLVAVLHNPSVEEQEHDSNEERDDDGESPETLLFDSSETILLGLDWANSVLVPALGESSSGGKRKLRGGDDASAIAVSALNNLITTSTHLLMTGAANTAFVYKMCTFVDSLLKLDASGSFWQNSLLFAMEAHQFLQSYDHTDDDEEFEDEATPVHVINMCLSSISDYFKVQDNLPKDASKIDDTLVQLLTTLGQGSRQDQSEVMVHMADTVVQHICWIVDKDEGINTAVTKIQDAGGCVGLLIGVCQSRAKLSTMLMDALTHVLTTAIHVSSVKTTAINDITSLLAISYLLKILVHDSGKISKYSMKQTVVAADSIMARIILPTASDDNGIFQQYTRSAKEIIQDLKSSLGVL is encoded by the exons ATGGCTAAACAGGAGTTCCTGGCAGCAGTGGAAGATGGCCATCATGCTCAATTTATTACTCTCATTCAGAACCAT GGAAGTAAACGTAGCACTGTTGACTTGGAAGAGGTTGTAATAGAATTAAATCGAGCACAACATGAGAAGATATGGAACAGTCTTCACTCTTGGGTCAATGAACAACTAAACAAACTAGTTGGCGTAAACGAGTCCGAGGAAGAAGTGGAGAGTGGTCAACGAGTGGCAGCTGGGGATGAATTAGACGATACGCACAAGACGGGTCACACAGGACCAACAAAGATTGCAAGCTCGGCACACAGCCAACATGAGCCACAGGCTATG GAACCATGTGAACCATACAATGAAAAACTGATGGAAGGAGTACTGGAGTTTGCCCACATCTACATAAAATCTTTCAAAGATGGAGACATTTTCATCCCAGATACGTTGATGGAATTAGCTG TGTTGTTAcatgggatggcgagggtgtttaAAGGTCGAGTACAAGCAGGAGTTGCCTCCTTATGTGAGCTTTGGTGGCTTAAGGGGCTTGAAGAGCGTGAGCATCTTGTCCTCAATGTCTTGCCTATTCTACTAGATGTTGCTACGAGCAAGGGTGCAAAA AGGAAAGATGTGATAAGACTGTGGTCACTACGCGAGGCTCTTCAGTTGGTCGAGCTTGACGATCCTAATTATGAGCCGTTTGTCGAACAGCTGGTTGCTTGTGCTGCAGCTGCGATCTTCCTGACATGTGATGAGGGTGTGAAATGGCTTGCAACATTGTTCTCGTCACGCTCGCTTATTTCTCGTCTCCATCGGAAAATAAAAACTGTACTTCCAGGATGCACAAAACTCCAGTGTGAAAAGTATGCTGAAGTCTATTTTCGTGCTTGGAAGACTAGCAAGGGAGATGCTAAGGTG gcTCTGGAGGAAGAGTGCATACAGGATTTAATGTATGCTGCTGTCCATGTGGACCCGACGACTGGTCGACTGTCTGCAAATCTTCATCATCTGCTCCATCAAATTCATCGTCAAAAGAGGCATCATGCTGTAGCAACAACCATTTATTCTCTCTATGACCCCTTCATTTGGCGATCTCTAAAG GCTGCTAATGGTCTTGTGCGTACGAATGCCATCTCACTCCTGTGTGATGCTTTTCCACTTACGGATAGTACCTTTACTCAAGAAGAGAAGAGTGACCTGCAAGAGAGACAATACCAAGCAATTATCACCTTGCTTGTTGATCCTTGCCATCTTGCTCGCATCGCTGCAATCAGG GGTGTGTTTAATATCTTGGCAGACTACTGGCTCATGAtcccatcacacatcataaaggcCATTTTCCAAAAGCTGCTGTCAGATCTCGTGTATGATGCGTCATCAGCTGAAGTTCGCACTCAAGTTATCAAG GGTCTGACCCTGCTTCTGGACTTTAAAGAGACTGTGCCGTTCCTTACTGAAGTCTTGGTTCGCCTTGGAGATGTGTTTGACGATATTAGTGCAAATGTTCGTGTTGCTTTCGTCAAGTTATTGTTGAAGGTGAAATCTTCAAAGGTTATCAG GTACTGGGAAATAGTTCCTGTGCATCATCTTCTGCATCGGCTAGAGGAAGACAAACCTGTAGTTTGCAAGTTGCTTACCCAACTCTTGCTCAGTTCCTTCCATCCTGTCCATCGTGAAGACCAG GAGCTTTTTAAACGGTCTCTGGCATTATTGGAGGAGAATCGGGCGGCAGCTCGCCGATTTTATAGGTATGCGAGCCGCAAGCTGGACCTGAACAGCACTGTCCACTTCATGTTGTTAATATGGCGTTGTCTTCGGAACTTTATATTGGCTCGACAGAATGAGGATTCCCATGAAG agagtgagagggaggacaACACAAGTTCTGAAGATCAACCAGACCCAGGAGACCGGATCTATCTGAAAGGAGCTCGTAGGGCTTCTCCAGGGGATGGCGATTCCTCTGCTATTCCTGCTGCCAATAAAGAAAATACAGGTGGGG ATGAAGATAGTGATGAGTCTTCTTTAGACAACCCTATTATTGTTGGTGGGCTTTTGGATACTGTTGTGATCCTGTGGACTACCAACGCTCACAGACTCGCGCAGCAACAAAACCTCAAGTATCTGGAGGCGTTAAGAAAACAGCTTTCTAAAAGCATGCCTCTCttcttcaaattctttaag GAAAACAATGATGCATCACAGACACTACTCTTCTTGTCAAGTTTCTTGCCCCGAACCTTAGTGCCTACCTTGGTTGGTCACTGCCTGTCACGTCTTCGATCACTACAGTCGGATCAG GGAAATGATGATTTACCCGGGACATACATTAATGCTCTTTGCAACTGGAATCGTAGTGATGATATCTTGGAGTTGGCGTCCGAGTGGCTTGAGGAAGGCTTCAGTgctggaatggttgcaagtaacaAG GAGCGCCGTCGTAGTAGTCGCAGGGTGCGATTTTGTAAGACGAGTACACCCCAGCCCCTTATTGCATTACGTCTGTTGCAGCACATTCTGCAGCACCCTTTCAATAAGCTTACAACAATAAAGAGTAATAGACATCTGCTTTTGGAAATTACTCTAAATATGGAGAAAGTTAAA GATAGAATTAGTGACCGTTTGGACCGTACTGAAGAATTGTCACCACTCTGCTCGGACACCTTCTTATGTGAATGTTGGGCTCAGTATTTGAGATTGGTAGCTGTTCTTCATAACCCTTCTGTTGAAGAACAAGAACACGACAGCAATGAAGAACGAGATGATGACGGAGAAAGTCCAGAGACACTCCTGTTTGATAGTTCGGAGACAATCTTACTAGGCTTAGATTGGGCCAACAG TGTGTTGGTGCCTGCCCTTGGGGAGAGTAGTAGTGGTGGCAAGAGGAAGTTGAGAGGAGGAGACGATGCCTCAGCTATAGCCGTCTCTGCACTCAACAACCTTATTACAACTAGCACTCATTTGCTCATGACAGGAGCTGCAAATACTGCATTTGTTTATAAAATGTGTACTTTTGTGGATAGTCTTTTGAAATTGG ATGCATCTGGTAGTTTCTGGCAGAATAGTTTATTATTCGCAATGGAGGCACATCAATTTCTTCAGTCATATGATCACACTGATGATGATGAGGAATTTGAAGATGAAGCAACTCCGGTCCATGTAATAAATATGTGTTTATCATCAATATCAGACTACTTTAAAGTGCAAGATAATTTACCAAAG GATGCCAGTAAGATTGATGATACATTGGTTCAGTTGCTCACCACCCTGGGCCAGGGTTCAAGACAGGACCAATCTGAGGTGATGGTTCATATGGCTGATACTGTTGTGCAACACATTTGCTGGATTGTGGATAAG GATGAAGGTATCAACACTGCTGTGACCAAGATCCAAGATGCTGGTGGATGTGTGGGCTTGCTGATTGGTGTTTGTCAGAGTCGTGCCAAACTCTCCACCATGCTAATGGATGCTCTTACTCATGTTTTGACAACTGCAATCCATGTGAGTAGTGTCAAAACAACTGCAATCAAT GATATCACATCTCTACTGGCCATATCATATCTATTGAAGATCCTTGTCCATGACAGTGGGAAAATATCTAAATATAGCATGAAGCAAACAGTGGTTGCTGCTGACAGCATCATGGCTAGAATTATTTTACCCACAGCCAGTGATGATAATGGAATTTTTCA ACAATATACCAGGAGTGCAAAAGAGATTATTCAAGACCTGAAAAGCTCACTTGGTGTGCTGTAA
- the LOC123769191 gene encoding condensin-2 complex subunit G2 isoform X2 gives MAKQEFLAAVEDGHHAQFITLIQNHGSKRSTVDLEEVVIELNRAQHEKIWNSLHSWVNEQLNKLVGVNESEEEVESGQRVAAGDELDDTHKTGHTGPTKIASSAHSQHEPQAMEPCEPYNEKLMEGVLEFAHIYIKSFKDGDIFIPDTLMELAVLLHGMARVFKGRVQAGVASLCELWWLKGLEEREHLVLNVLPILLDVATSKGAKRKDVIRLWSLREALQLVELDDPNYEPFVEQLVACAAAAIFLTCDEGVKWLATLFSSRSLISRLHRKIKTVLPGCTKLQCEKYAEVYFRAWKTSKGDAKVALEEECIQDLMYAAVHVDPTTGRLSANLHHLLHQIHRQKRHHAVATTIYSLYDPFIWRSLKAANGLVRTNAISLLCDAFPLTDSTFTQEEKSDLQERQYQAIITLLVDPCHLARIAAIRGVFNILADYWLMIPSHIIKAIFQKLLSDLVYDASSAEVRTQVIKGLTLLLDFKETVPFLTEVLVRLGDVFDDISANVRVAFVKLLLKVKSSKVIRYWEIVPVHHLLHRLEEDKPVVCKLLTQLLLSSFHPVHREDQELFKRSLALLEENRAAARRFYRYASRKLDLNSTVHFMLLIWRCLRNFILARQNEDSHEESEREDNTSSEDQPDPGDRIYLKGARRASPGDGDSSAIPAANKENTAPRTQGSLSPTTVKTNDSGKDEDSDESSLDNPIIVGGLLDTVVILWTTNAHRLAQQQNLKYLEALRKQLSKSMPLFFKFFKENNDASQTLLFLSSFLPRTLVPTLVGHCLSRLRSLQSDQGNDDLPGTYINALCNWNRSDDILELASEWLEEGFSAGMVASNKERRRSSRRVRFCKTSTPQPLIALRLLQHILQHPFNKLTTIKSNRHLLLEITLNMEKVKDRISDRLDRTEELSPLCSDTFLCECWAQYLRLVAVLHNPSVEEQEHDSNEERDDDGESPETLLFDSSETILLGLDWANSVLVPALGESSSGGKRKLRGGDDASAIAVSALNNLITTSTHLLMTGAANTAFVYKMCTFVDSLLKLDASGSFWQNSLLFAMEAHQFLQSYDHTDDDEEFEDEATPVHVINMCLSSISDYFKVQDNLPKDASKIDDTLVQLLTTLGQGSRQDQSEVMVHMADTVVQHICWIVDKDEGINTAVTKIQDAGGCVGLLIGVCQSRAKLSTMLMDALTHVLTTAIHVSSVKTTAINDITSLLAISYLLKILVHDSGKISKYSMKQTVVAADSIMARIILPTASDDNGIFQQYTRSAKEIIQDLKSSLGVL, from the exons ATGGCTAAACAGGAGTTCCTGGCAGCAGTGGAAGATGGCCATCATGCTCAATTTATTACTCTCATTCAGAACCAT GGAAGTAAACGTAGCACTGTTGACTTGGAAGAGGTTGTAATAGAATTAAATCGAGCACAACATGAGAAGATATGGAACAGTCTTCACTCTTGGGTCAATGAACAACTAAACAAACTAGTTGGCGTAAACGAGTCCGAGGAAGAAGTGGAGAGTGGTCAACGAGTGGCAGCTGGGGATGAATTAGACGATACGCACAAGACGGGTCACACAGGACCAACAAAGATTGCAAGCTCGGCACACAGCCAACATGAGCCACAGGCTATG GAACCATGTGAACCATACAATGAAAAACTGATGGAAGGAGTACTGGAGTTTGCCCACATCTACATAAAATCTTTCAAAGATGGAGACATTTTCATCCCAGATACGTTGATGGAATTAGCTG TGTTGTTAcatgggatggcgagggtgtttaAAGGTCGAGTACAAGCAGGAGTTGCCTCCTTATGTGAGCTTTGGTGGCTTAAGGGGCTTGAAGAGCGTGAGCATCTTGTCCTCAATGTCTTGCCTATTCTACTAGATGTTGCTACGAGCAAGGGTGCAAAA AGGAAAGATGTGATAAGACTGTGGTCACTACGCGAGGCTCTTCAGTTGGTCGAGCTTGACGATCCTAATTATGAGCCGTTTGTCGAACAGCTGGTTGCTTGTGCTGCAGCTGCGATCTTCCTGACATGTGATGAGGGTGTGAAATGGCTTGCAACATTGTTCTCGTCACGCTCGCTTATTTCTCGTCTCCATCGGAAAATAAAAACTGTACTTCCAGGATGCACAAAACTCCAGTGTGAAAAGTATGCTGAAGTCTATTTTCGTGCTTGGAAGACTAGCAAGGGAGATGCTAAGGTG gcTCTGGAGGAAGAGTGCATACAGGATTTAATGTATGCTGCTGTCCATGTGGACCCGACGACTGGTCGACTGTCTGCAAATCTTCATCATCTGCTCCATCAAATTCATCGTCAAAAGAGGCATCATGCTGTAGCAACAACCATTTATTCTCTCTATGACCCCTTCATTTGGCGATCTCTAAAG GCTGCTAATGGTCTTGTGCGTACGAATGCCATCTCACTCCTGTGTGATGCTTTTCCACTTACGGATAGTACCTTTACTCAAGAAGAGAAGAGTGACCTGCAAGAGAGACAATACCAAGCAATTATCACCTTGCTTGTTGATCCTTGCCATCTTGCTCGCATCGCTGCAATCAGG GGTGTGTTTAATATCTTGGCAGACTACTGGCTCATGAtcccatcacacatcataaaggcCATTTTCCAAAAGCTGCTGTCAGATCTCGTGTATGATGCGTCATCAGCTGAAGTTCGCACTCAAGTTATCAAG GGTCTGACCCTGCTTCTGGACTTTAAAGAGACTGTGCCGTTCCTTACTGAAGTCTTGGTTCGCCTTGGAGATGTGTTTGACGATATTAGTGCAAATGTTCGTGTTGCTTTCGTCAAGTTATTGTTGAAGGTGAAATCTTCAAAGGTTATCAG GTACTGGGAAATAGTTCCTGTGCATCATCTTCTGCATCGGCTAGAGGAAGACAAACCTGTAGTTTGCAAGTTGCTTACCCAACTCTTGCTCAGTTCCTTCCATCCTGTCCATCGTGAAGACCAG GAGCTTTTTAAACGGTCTCTGGCATTATTGGAGGAGAATCGGGCGGCAGCTCGCCGATTTTATAGGTATGCGAGCCGCAAGCTGGACCTGAACAGCACTGTCCACTTCATGTTGTTAATATGGCGTTGTCTTCGGAACTTTATATTGGCTCGACAGAATGAGGATTCCCATGAAG agagtgagagggaggacaACACAAGTTCTGAAGATCAACCAGACCCAGGAGACCGGATCTATCTGAAAGGAGCTCGTAGGGCTTCTCCAGGGGATGGCGATTCCTCTGCTATTCCTGCTGCCAATAAAGAAAATACAG CTCCGAGGACACAGGGCAGCCTCTCGCCTACAACTGTGAAGACTAATGACTCTGGGAAAG ATGAAGATAGTGATGAGTCTTCTTTAGACAACCCTATTATTGTTGGTGGGCTTTTGGATACTGTTGTGATCCTGTGGACTACCAACGCTCACAGACTCGCGCAGCAACAAAACCTCAAGTATCTGGAGGCGTTAAGAAAACAGCTTTCTAAAAGCATGCCTCTCttcttcaaattctttaag GAAAACAATGATGCATCACAGACACTACTCTTCTTGTCAAGTTTCTTGCCCCGAACCTTAGTGCCTACCTTGGTTGGTCACTGCCTGTCACGTCTTCGATCACTACAGTCGGATCAG GGAAATGATGATTTACCCGGGACATACATTAATGCTCTTTGCAACTGGAATCGTAGTGATGATATCTTGGAGTTGGCGTCCGAGTGGCTTGAGGAAGGCTTCAGTgctggaatggttgcaagtaacaAG GAGCGCCGTCGTAGTAGTCGCAGGGTGCGATTTTGTAAGACGAGTACACCCCAGCCCCTTATTGCATTACGTCTGTTGCAGCACATTCTGCAGCACCCTTTCAATAAGCTTACAACAATAAAGAGTAATAGACATCTGCTTTTGGAAATTACTCTAAATATGGAGAAAGTTAAA GATAGAATTAGTGACCGTTTGGACCGTACTGAAGAATTGTCACCACTCTGCTCGGACACCTTCTTATGTGAATGTTGGGCTCAGTATTTGAGATTGGTAGCTGTTCTTCATAACCCTTCTGTTGAAGAACAAGAACACGACAGCAATGAAGAACGAGATGATGACGGAGAAAGTCCAGAGACACTCCTGTTTGATAGTTCGGAGACAATCTTACTAGGCTTAGATTGGGCCAACAG TGTGTTGGTGCCTGCCCTTGGGGAGAGTAGTAGTGGTGGCAAGAGGAAGTTGAGAGGAGGAGACGATGCCTCAGCTATAGCCGTCTCTGCACTCAACAACCTTATTACAACTAGCACTCATTTGCTCATGACAGGAGCTGCAAATACTGCATTTGTTTATAAAATGTGTACTTTTGTGGATAGTCTTTTGAAATTGG ATGCATCTGGTAGTTTCTGGCAGAATAGTTTATTATTCGCAATGGAGGCACATCAATTTCTTCAGTCATATGATCACACTGATGATGATGAGGAATTTGAAGATGAAGCAACTCCGGTCCATGTAATAAATATGTGTTTATCATCAATATCAGACTACTTTAAAGTGCAAGATAATTTACCAAAG GATGCCAGTAAGATTGATGATACATTGGTTCAGTTGCTCACCACCCTGGGCCAGGGTTCAAGACAGGACCAATCTGAGGTGATGGTTCATATGGCTGATACTGTTGTGCAACACATTTGCTGGATTGTGGATAAG GATGAAGGTATCAACACTGCTGTGACCAAGATCCAAGATGCTGGTGGATGTGTGGGCTTGCTGATTGGTGTTTGTCAGAGTCGTGCCAAACTCTCCACCATGCTAATGGATGCTCTTACTCATGTTTTGACAACTGCAATCCATGTGAGTAGTGTCAAAACAACTGCAATCAAT GATATCACATCTCTACTGGCCATATCATATCTATTGAAGATCCTTGTCCATGACAGTGGGAAAATATCTAAATATAGCATGAAGCAAACAGTGGTTGCTGCTGACAGCATCATGGCTAGAATTATTTTACCCACAGCCAGTGATGATAATGGAATTTTTCA ACAATATACCAGGAGTGCAAAAGAGATTATTCAAGACCTGAAAAGCTCACTTGGTGTGCTGTAA